The genomic region TAACTACCTGATACCAACCTTAAgcagctttttaatatttacatgtTAATTCACATGTCTTTTCAGAGCTAGCCACAACAATTTGTCCTCAAGCACACTTGAAGAAACATCTCCAGTGGCGGCAGTGCCATCCCTCCCAGGTTGCCATTCAGGTCAATTCCTCAAACCCAGCCATCCCACAGCCCCACACACGTCTGAAACAGCCCAGGAACAGTCAGACTTTAGCCTTTCCAGTCAAAATAATCCCAGAGCTGTGGGGTGATAGAGAAAAGCTCAGCAGTTCACGTACGTCAGCTTGTGAAGTGCAATGATGCCTTTATCCGTGACATTCCCACAGGAAATTATCTTCAGCTGCAGGAGACTCTTCTGTAGATTCTTAGTCTCACTGAGCCTCTTCAGACACTCATCTTGTATGTAAATACACTTCTGCAGCTTGATTTCTGAAACATGTTCAAGACCAtctggaaagacaaaaaaaaaagacaaaaagtgtTTCCTTCAGAGTACCAGCAACAACTTGTACTGGCTGTTAAACTCTCACTTGCAAATTTAGTAACTACTTCCACATACAGCAACATGCTTCTATGTGTGGGGAGTGTGGGGGGGACACACAATGCGTAATGAATCTCCAAAATCCCTTTATGGGATTTGAAATTACAGAAACCCTAAAGTTTGCACCCTTTCGGTAATATTCTAACAGCTCTGACATGGGCAAGTAACAAAAAACTTCTGCAAATCTGGGTGATACAGAATGACTGAGTTAGGAATGTAATAATGCGTGTAATTccaattaaggaaaaaaaaaaaaaggacctgtTCCCCATTCTGGTTTTTGTTACttaaagaaacctgaaacactttttaatcttttcattattattatataagAAACTGAGTGTTTGCTTCTTTTAAGATCACCATAAATGCCTACAGAACAAGCAGTATTATGACATTGGAAACATCACTCGGTttataagaaaaagaatattttaaatagtgcCTTTTGCTACCAACTACTTAACTATAAATCCCATGAACCATAAAATCTTTTTTGCACCTCCTTAGTGCTACTGTTACTTCAGGTAAGGGCTGAGGAAGTTCcctatttctttttgcttcacGGCAAACCTGCAGCAAAATCTTAGGAACTGCTAAATCTTCATAGGGCCAATTTAAGGGAATGAAAACAAACGTAAGATTTCTCTAAATCATACTACAGAATGAGGAAAGAACccagttatttatattttgatgCACCTGAAAAGAACTAAGACCATTCAGTATATTGTTCGCACTGCTGGGTCTACATTACCCAAATAGTCAAATCCTCTGTACATGATGCAAGACTCGGTGGCATTAATTGCTTCTATCTTGTATTTCCCCAAGGGCCCAGTGGGGAGACCGTTGTAGTCCTGCTGCCATTTCTCAGAGCCTTGATAGCGCACCAAGGCACCGCACCGCAGCAGCCACTCTGAAGCTGCCCTGTCTGGTCCAACTGCTTGTATGCGTTCATAGTCCACTCTGCCAAAACAGAAAGAGCATTCACATGTTTATTATAAGGTAGCAGATTTATTATCTTTGTAGTAATACTGCGTAAGAAATATACAGTTACGGACACAATAAGACAGCAGAAGTCTAAGAATATGATTTCCTGGAAGTGTTTTAAATCTACGTATTTGGCTCATGTTGGTTCTTAATCAGCCtggcatttgttttgttgttgtcatttttgttgtgtttttgtttgttttgttctgtttgtttttgacttaatttattttaaatagcagttACTTTTGGTAACAAAAGAATACAAATGCAGTTTGACTTGGCACATGTTAACTCTTCTAATTGTTTACTTCCATGTCTGtaagaagagattaaaaaaaaacacacacacacaaaacaaaacacttttctctttccagaatAAGGTTTCACAACAACTGTAAATTTGTCTTGCAAAGATACCTTGATTATATAagaacatagaatcatagaatggcctgggctGGGACGGATCTTACAGCCCATCTAATCctaccccctgccatgggcagggaccccacccaccagcccaggctgcccccagccccatccagcctggcctggaTTTTCTTCCTTACGTTTAATCTAAACCTGTTTTAGCTTAAAActattaccccttgtcctatcactacacatATTGCCTCCATATATATGTCATTCCTGAAGGCTTTTCCTCAAGAATTACAGCAAATAGTTAAAATCTCCAAATCTATTCAGGAAAAGGCTATCTTTCTTAGTTTGGTGAGGAATGCTGAAGACAGAAGCATAAAACTAGAAGAGGACTCTGGTCTGGCTGAACTTCCCACCCCAGTACAGCCATCAGCCGCACCATGCAAGGCATTTCTGTAGTGCTAGAATACGTAAGGCTGTTAGCTACTGGTAAAAGTTATGAAGAGAGAAAGCGCTACACTGAAAAAGCCtttatctttctgaaaaagaaagataaagactTTATCTTTCTGAAGGACTTTATCTTTCTGAAAGTAAACATGAAATCCTTGTGTAGCAGAACGTTATTAAATGTTGGTCAGATGCTTTTCTGAATGATTAAATGGGACACAGTAGTAATATTGGCTGAGGTGTCAGTGCAGTTGGGGGCCAAAGGAAGACTGGTGAATGGGGAGAAAGAACCCCGCTTGCCAGCCTGCCTCAGCTACCTCAAGGAGGGGGGCGAAGCGCACCCTTCCTCCGGCACCCGCTGCTCCATAGCTGGAAACGTGAAGGCACAACCCTGCCAAGCATCAACACGCAACCTGGGGGAAAAGACCACTGATGACAGAAAACGTTCTCTCCCATCCTTAGTCTGCCCCTCTTCACATAGCGTGTGGTGGGTGTACCAGACCCACCACGCTCACTGAGCAACCCCATCCGTGCCCCTTACTTGTTGAACACGGCGTTCAGCCACCCCCAGAAGTGTCTGCTCGCGCCCGGAGCCAGCACCTTGCCCAGGCTGCGTGCTGTCGGCACGGCCCTGCCCACCGGCATCACGtccttgaaaataaaaggggaaaggagaaatggaGCCGTTACTCGCAGCACCGCCAGGCCCACCCGGCTCCGCCAGCCCTGCGGGGCGGTGTCTCCAGGGGAagcccccctcagccccgccTCGGGGCTTCCCCTCGCACCGGGCTGCCCCCAAGGCCgaccggcccggcccggccctgccctgccccggccgcCCCTCACCGCCACCACCTCGCCTCTCggagcggaggaggaggaggaggaggaggagaagaaggagaaggaggagccCGCCCCGGCGCGGTGTACCTCACCGCCcccaaaatggcggcggcggcgctgctgcGGCcgcgggcgggcagcggcgggcCCGGGGCGCTGTGGCGGACCCAGCGCCGCCAGCGCAGGTGAGGCCGCGGGGAAGGAGCGGGGCGGCCCTGCCGGAGCTCCGCCGCCTCCCCTCGGTCCTGGGGACCCTCAGCCCTTCCCTCACACACACGCCGAGGCGAGAGGGGGGCGCCCGTGACAGGCGCCTCGCCCGCCCTGAGGGACGCGGCCccgccgggggctgctggcagccgcCGGGACCAGCCCTCACCGCCTCCTCTCCGTGTGTTTTGTAGCACTTTCGACGTGGCCGTGGTCGGTGCGGGCATCGTGGGGCTCGCCTCCGCccgggagctggtcctgagGCACCCCGAGCTCGCCTTCGCCGTGCTGGAGAAGGAGCAGGAGCTAGGTATGGTGGCTGCCTCCCGGAGCCGCGCTGCCGGCTGCGCTCGTGGGCTTCCCGCTGCTGGTCTGTCAGAAATCGTTACTGAAACACCTTCACCGAAACATCACTAGTTTGTACGCGTGTGTTTGAACGGAGGCGCTTTTTTGGGTGGGTGAGCGCCAGTGGGAGAGCGTCTGCCCTTGTCATTGAAGCAAGTGATGGTTTCCCCTCGGGAAGGGCGTCTTTGCTCCCAGACGCCAGTGGCTTTGCCCCGATGGGATTTCTTCTTCCAAGGACGCGTCCATCAGGTGTCCGTCAGAGCTGCCATCACTCTGCTTCGCTGCTGGAATTGCCAGGCTAGTCAGGAGACCGTGGTCTGTGCTGCCAGCTTCCACAGCCACGCGTGAAAGGTAGCGGTGAGGGAGCGCGGAGCAGGTCACAAGCAGCGGGTGGTACCGGGCTCTGCACCAcagctgggatttgggggaaaaggaCAAGGAGGGCAAATGACTGAAGGAAGGAGCACTGCAGGTATTGCTCTGTTGCTTTTACCTTTTCCTGCTGTTGCAAAGAGACGAGGATGAGGCTGTTTCAGTGCCGTACAGAGTGGGAGCGATTTAAAAACGTTTGGGTGTTGCTGGTCTTGGCACTCCCTACGCTTGTCTATTAATTGCTAGCACTGTAAACCACAGTCATTTGCCCCTTTTTTTCTCGATATTCCTGTAGGTGCTGCACAAGGTGCTCCCAGTTGTGTGGGAGCTCGGAGGTAAAGTAATAATGCTGTGAGACCTGGAAAGATACTGCTAGTTCCTGGCCCAACATTAGCCAGAGTAAAGTGGCACAGCTCCCACTGTTGCCTGCTTACATCAGAGTGGTTATTTCCTATGTTTTTAGGGGTATGGGAAATCTTGAGGCACTCTGCACCTGGGCATCTCTCCTGgctttgaaataataaagaCTGAGCCCTGTTGCTTCGTTGTTTGAAAGCAACCTTTGTGAGTCGATATTTTAGGAGGGAGAACCTCTTACTTCAACTTAAATCACTTTGATAAAACATGttacagtaaaatgaaattatttcaataaaaatgctCTTGATATTTTCGCCTCCGTTTTACTTGGTTACTTTATAActaattaaactgaaataattaaatagcaAACTGATCCAGTTCACAAGTACTTGAAAAGTGTACCAGTCCTGCCAGCATGTCCAAAAAAATTGAGGATTACAAGGACATTACTTTAGATGAGGCTTTTAAGGatgcattttgctttaaaaacaggatttcttaaaattaattttaacgTGTAGAAAGGTTGGATGGATTTGCATGCAGTTGTAGCTCTTGGAGGAAAAACCACCCCCACACGTTGATTCAGCACATTGCAATCTGTGATGGCTTGTTGGTTTGTTATTAACTAACTGTTGCTGTGTCAGTGTTTTTTCTAGCTTTTTGGAACCAGGGGAGGAATTGTGTGTGCTGTGCAGTTATCTTAGTTGAGCATCTCTTGTTGTAACACTGATTTAGGGCAGAAACTCAAATTGCTCACTTTTCtgacagctgaaataat from Anser cygnoides isolate HZ-2024a breed goose chromosome 5, Taihu_goose_T2T_genome, whole genome shotgun sequence harbors:
- the DMAC2L gene encoding ATP synthase subunit s, mitochondrial produces the protein MPVGRAVPTARSLGKVLAPGASRHFWGWLNAVFNKVDYERIQAVGPDRAASEWLLRCGALVRYQGSEKWQQDYNGLPTGPLGKYKIEAINATESCIMYRGFDYLDGLEHVSEIKLQKCIYIQDECLKRLSETKNLQKSLLQLKIISCGNVTDKGIIALHKLTNLEYLYLSDLPGIRQKETTARVLQQALPNLELELDLE